The DNA window ATGAAAGCCGTAGCCCTGCTCAGCTCCGGTATAGACTCACCGGTTGCGGTATACCTGATGCTGAGGAAGGGGATTGAGATAACCCCCATCCACTTCAGGCAGGATCCTGTGAAGGAGGAGAAGGTTTTAGAGATACTCGAAGTTCTAAGGCGCTATGGAAAGCTCAACGATCCTATTGTCGTTGACTTCTCGGAAGAGCACGTTCTGGCCTTTGAGAAGCTGAAAGAACTCGGAAAAGGCAGATACACATGCGTCCTCTGTAAGTGGCTGATGATTAGGAAAGCCTGCAGAATCAGCCATAAAATCGGCGCAAGTGCTATAATAACTGGCGATTCCCTTGGACAGGTTGCCTCCCAGACCCTTGACAACCTGATGGCCGTGAGCACGGCCAGCGACCTCCCTATCCTGAGGCCGCTCATAGGGTTTGATAAGGAGGAGATAGTGAGAATAGCAAGGGAGATAGGAACATTCGACATAAGCTCGAGGGAAGAGCCAACTTGCCCATTCACTCCAAAATACCCAATTATAAGGGCGTCGCCGGCGGAATTTCTGAAAATCCTAAAAGAGATGGACGTGTTATCTATCTAAACGGCCGCCGTCCTCGATTGGGAGTCAAGCACCCATAAAAATCACGAAAAATTTTATAAGTTGAACTCCAAGAGCTAGGTGGGGGTACTCGCAGAAATTAAATCATTAACTCCTGGTGATGAGAAGTGAGAGACCGCCTGTACGAGAGCATCAGGTCAAGGATCACCAAAGACATCCTTGTGCGGCTAAATGCATTTCTCCTAAGTTACTTTGGGTGGATGTTTTTCACTATCCTGTACGGCTACATCGGGAAATGGAGCGTTGACGTGACGAGCGAGTTCCTAAAGCTCCCATTCACTTCCAAGGACTTCATACTAAGCGTGATGGCAACGACAAAAAGCATTCCAATTCTATACAATACCATGCAGGCCGTTTACTACATTGGGTTCTCTGGCTCAATAGCGTTTATGGTCTTCTACCTGCTGATCTACCTGAAGGACTTCCAGACTTCCGACGAACTCCTTGCAAGGTATTTTATGGCATATGCAGCGGCGGGTGCAATGTACTTAACGTTCCACATATACGCACCTCACTACGTCTACCATATCCCCGGGTACAACACGAATACCCTCTTAACAAGGCAGGAGTTCGTGTTGCCATCACTCCACAACACCTTCGCGGCAATCCATATAATCACAGTATGGAAATACCGGAAAAGGCTAGGGGGGAAGATCCTTTTAGCCATTAACACCCTTATTCCGTTCGTAACAGTGCTGTTAATCCATCACTGGATATACGATGTCCTCGCGGGCTTCCTTCTCGCGGGGGTTATCTCCTCCCTAACCGATGGATGGATTGCGAAAATACCCAAGACCCTCTATCAGCTTGAGTTAAAGTCTCTAAGCATGGTGACTATGGTAAACATCCTGTTGGCGGCATTTCTGCTACTCTTCGCCTTACAGCCTCAGCGGTGGCTTCTCCTATTAAGAACCGTACTAAGCCAACCATGAGGAAAAAGCTTATAAATTGCCCCTCCCCCACTCTTAAACGTGCCGGGGTAGCCTAGCTCGGCAGGGCGGCGGACTCGTAATCCGCAGGTCCCGGGTTCAAATCCCGGTCCCGGCTCCATCATATTACCAGAAGACCGCTTCTTACGTCGATCTCAACTTCCGCCTTTTCATCTCCACTAATTATGACCAAGTAGAACTTTCCTTTGTGTGGCTGCCTCCACACTATTCGCTCTTCCGTTACACCCCTAGAATAGTAGTAGCAAAGCGCATTTTCACCTGATTCAAGAAGCCTGAGTCCTGTGGAATCAGTTATACACACATCAACGGGGGCCTCAGCATTGATCCTGGCGACTGTTGTTCCGAAGCCAGACAGTTCTAGAATGTAAATCTCGTCTTCGTCCAAGATTGCAGATTTTCTAACAGCACTAAAAGTTAGTAGGAAAGCCACTGCAAACACTGAAATGACCACTATGCCCGAGAGACCCACTGCAACAAGCCGCTTGTGGCCACTGAGACCCATGGATACATTGAACATTATGCAACCCTCATTGTAAATTTGCTGGAAACACTTTATAAACGTTGAAGTTTAATTAGCTTAAAACTTTATAGAATTTTTGATACATTAAGAAATCGGCAATTGTGATACAAAATCACACGATTTAAAAACAATACTAAACTAAACAAGCCAAAAAGAGCCAGATTTTGCCAATTAGAACATCTCTATCTCCTTTTGTTTTTACCATTTAATCAGAGCCACCAAGAATCGCACAACATCCTCAAATTTAAAGTGGCCGGTCTCAACGCCATATATCATGCTTACCGGTACTTCAACTATCCTCGCCCCCATTTTAGCTGCCTTTATAAGCATCTCGGTTTCTACCTCGTAGCGGTCGCCCTCTATCTCCGGCAGAAACTCCCTCCTGTAAGCCCTGAAACCGCTCTGGGTGTCGTAAACGTAGGTTCCCAGTTTCAGCCTGATGAGTCTCGTCGTTATTATATTGCTCAGCCGCCTGTGGAGCGGCCTCTTACCCTGCACCTCTACCTTTCTTGCGCCGATTACGAGGTCTGCCCTACCCTCAACTATTGGCTTCACGAGCTTTTTTATTTCCTCTGGAAGGTGCTGGCCGTCAGCGTCCATAAAGACAACGACATCCCCAAGGGCATGTTTAACGCCCTCCCTCATGGCACAGCCCTTGCCGCAGTTCCTTTTAAGCCTGAAAGCCCTAACCCTAGGATCTTTCTCCGAAAAGGAGAGAGCAGAGAGATAAGTGGCATCGGAGGAACCGTCGTCGACCACAATAACCTCATCAACGAAGTCCGGAATTCTCTCAAGCACCCTGGGTAGCCGTTTCTCTTCGTTGTATGCCGGGATCACTACGCTTATCCTCATGTTACCCATCATACCAACATCCTAAAAACTCCTCTGTTGGATGCAATATTAAAGTTTCGAACTGCTGAGTCTAAACCTACAAAACAGGAGCAGTTTATAGCTCTCCTTGACACATACGAGTAAACTTTTACGAGAGCATCCTTAGAAGGCGGAGTGCATGAGAGTGGTTCTAAATGGCGGGCCCGGCGGGATTCGAACCCGCGACCTCCGGCTTAGAAGGCCGGCGCCCTATCCTGCTAGGCTACGGGCCCTCGGGAGAGAACTTGAGGGGTGCTCTTATAAAAGTTACGGTAGAGGGAATCATACTGTTAGGATAACTTGGGTATCACCCCCTGAATCCATTCAGCGATGTTTCCAGGCGGAGCATTAAACCGAGAATGAATCCTGACAAAATTATACCAGAAGGCAAACAGAAAAACAAACCTCTGAACCTTCTTCCAACCACTACTCCTGAGATTATTCCAGAAACGCTTTGTCCACTCCTTCACAGTCCTAAACCAACGCTCAATACTATTCCTTGGCCCGAAACTTGTACCCTAGCATTATCAACCAGAAAAACAGGCCGCCCTTCACAGGACTTTAAAACAACCAGAATGAAACCTCCAGCAACCCACCAGTTTCTGGTGGCTGTAATCCAGACTGCGAGGATTTTTGGCTTGTAAATCGCTTCCGCTAGTTTTTGAACTGTTTCGGCTCTTGTGTGGCTGATTTCCAGTATCTTGAAGACTTGCCGGTAACTGAGGCCCTGCAATAATTCTACTGCCCTGATTTTCTTCTCTGCTGGGATTTTGTTCCGGCGAAAAGGCTTTAAAGCTGAAACCACCCAGTAAATAATGGTTTCGGCCTTCACGTTCCCCTCCTTTTCCTGAAGTATTGCTGATAACTTAAATCTGACGCCCCACAGCTTATCCTAACAGTATCGTTTGCTTTCCGGTATAATTTTGTTAGGGTTCATTCTAGGTTTGGTCGGCCGCCTGGAAATATAACTGAATGGCTTCAGGAGGTGATACCCAAGTTATCCTAACAGCATGCCTTAACACTTTTTATAGTATAAATAACATTCTACGTCTTTAAACAGAACTCTAAAATTACTTTAGCTCTCTATTGAAGCGAGAGAGTCTAAATACATATCAGAAGCTATTATTTGCTTTTTCTTAGGAAAACCAGCAAGAAAACTACTATAACCACAGCCACAAGACTACCCAAAATATCCATGATTAAAGAATTGTTGCTCTTTGGTCTCTCAGACAATACTGAAATCATTTCTGGGGTTATGTCGCTAAATTTGTCATTTTTAAAGAAATATATCTTGTTCTCATCAAATACAATCCATCCCCCACAACAAAGCGCTACCCTGTATCCATGGTTTTTAAGGGCATCCGGAAGCTCAATGCTATCTCTTGAGGTAAGGTCAAATATATGGCTAGAGTTAAACAGAAAAACTGAATTTTCCCCAGAAGCTACAAGCATGCTTCCAGGCTCAACTTTTGGTGCTGAAAACCCTTTCGATTCCTTCATGTTGATCACTCTAAGGTAGTTGTTTCTGACTTTTAGGGAACTAACTTGAACAAGTGAAAAACCCCTGAGTTCAAATAGATTGAGCAAGATGTAGGTTCCCATGTTGATGGGAATTCTTGAAAGAATGTAACTCCTATTCGAGGTAGTTAGCGGATAAAGCATCGCATAGTCTTCAAATGCATGTATCTTAATGAAATCGGTGCCGTTAAACAGCCATACAATGAATCTCAAATCGTTATGTGAATCTCTACCAAGAAGCATCGGCTTTCCAATCCACACCTTTGGGGGATATGGCCCTTCTCCCAACTCTCTTTTTTCTAGTCTCCGATTGTAGATTAAAACCAGTGAAGAGTTCCTGATAGTGAATACTCGAACCCATCCTCCATCTGAAGATACCACGAGAAAAGTTTTACCGTCATCAACAGCTAATCCCACCGAATATATACCGGTTTTACTGAAGTTGTACTCTCCGAGCACTTTTCCATTCTCGTCAACTAAAGATTCCCCAATGAGCCAAGCGTTAAGCGCAGGGATCCAGACTTCCCGCCCAGTGACATTAAGGGGTACTAGGTTTTCATCTTTCAGGATGTAGTCTTTAAACTTGAAAGTGCATTCTCCAGTGTTGGGATCATTATGGGGACCCGCTTCTATAAAAGTTAGAAGATACTCTCTGCCATTCCACTTAATCTCTAAGTCATTATCCGTGCATAAGCTACCTCCATTAAAAGTTTTAATAAGCTTAAGGACACCATTCTGGTATGTGTAAAGACTAACAGTTCCCCGCCTTTCTTTTTGGAGGAGCCAGTACTTGCCGTTCCAGTGTCTCACTAAATATGATGTAGTGAAATTAAGTGGCTCCACTTCAAAGGAGTGACCGTTGTAAGTTAGAGCATAAAGTTTATTCGATGTTGTGTTGAGAACCACGAATGCTACCTTGTCTCCAATAGAATAGGCGTTTATGATTTTCAAATTGTCAGTATAACCAGTCAATACTGGAATAGAGTCGATAAGCAGAAGGAAAAGAATAGAAACAAAGACAGTGCCTTTTACCACTCGGGACATTGATTCCTCACCTCATCAACATTGTTTATATTAGCATTGTAGTAATATGCTCTCTGTGGCCAAATATTTCCAACCACCGAATTCTTTTGTGCTGTAACATAGTCACATGCTTTATTTATTAAGTCTGGATATGAGTTGATAGTCCCATCCACTTCCATTTCTATATATCCGTTAGGAATACTCCATACCCAATTCAAAATCTCAACTAGTGCATCAACGCCCTTTGTTAAATAGGGATACTCATTAGGGGCACCCTCCAAAGTTCCAGTGTAATATTCCTTCCATCTCTGATAATAATGTGGCTGAACAAAGACATAAGTGAAGTATTTTGACAAGAGTTTTATGTCAGTGTTATTTAGGTTTATTCTATCATGGACATAGGGTATCCAAATTAACTGTTGCCATTTATTTTTAATGTAGTTTGAGATTTCTTGAATGTCTTCCTCATAAACAACTCCATCACTAACTTGCCATGGATTTTCAAGATACCAATAGAAGCCTATTTGATAACCACTTGTGTTATCGTATACTCCGTCAACCCACCCTTTCCAATATTGTATTCCTCTAACTCCTCTGGTTTTACTCTCGTCAATGAGAACTGGAACCACA is part of the Thermococcus stetteri genome and encodes:
- a CDS encoding glycosyltransferase family 2 protein, translated to MMGNMRISVVIPAYNEEKRLPRVLERIPDFVDEVIVVDDGSSDATYLSALSFSEKDPRVRAFRLKRNCGKGCAMREGVKHALGDVVVFMDADGQHLPEEIKKLVKPIVEGRADLVIGARKVEVQGKRPLHRRLSNIITTRLIRLKLGTYVYDTQSGFRAYRREFLPEIEGDRYEVETEMLIKAAKMGARIVEVPVSMIYGVETGHFKFEDVVRFLVALIKW
- a CDS encoding phosphatase PAP2 family protein; this encodes MRDRLYESIRSRITKDILVRLNAFLLSYFGWMFFTILYGYIGKWSVDVTSEFLKLPFTSKDFILSVMATTKSIPILYNTMQAVYYIGFSGSIAFMVFYLLIYLKDFQTSDELLARYFMAYAAAGAMYLTFHIYAPHYVYHIPGYNTNTLLTRQEFVLPSLHNTFAAIHIITVWKYRKRLGGKILLAINTLIPFVTVLLIHHWIYDVLAGFLLAGVISSLTDGWIAKIPKTLYQLELKSLSMVTMVNILLAAFLLLFALQPQRWLLLLRTVLSQP
- a CDS encoding 7-cyano-7-deazaguanine synthase; this translates as MKAVALLSSGIDSPVAVYLMLRKGIEITPIHFRQDPVKEEKVLEILEVLRRYGKLNDPIVVDFSEEHVLAFEKLKELGKGRYTCVLCKWLMIRKACRISHKIGASAIITGDSLGQVASQTLDNLMAVSTASDLPILRPLIGFDKEEIVRIAREIGTFDISSREEPTCPFTPKYPIIRASPAEFLKILKEMDVLSI